In Octopus sinensis unplaced genomic scaffold, ASM634580v1 Contig19269, whole genome shotgun sequence, a single genomic region encodes these proteins:
- the LOC115232074 gene encoding uncharacterized protein LOC115232074, which translates to MSTLMEIQHEYLLKEIEKKQMHSILFQCLKDTEVNVCESSGWLINGNHSPMTEGRLCLLQDRNMFFDNGENKCTHCNSARKTVDHLATRCGRMLNSSYLRRHNEVVRCIHLHLCRQYGIRKTKRLKTHSVQSVVSNEFVEIRVDTTISTDTAVANNKPDIFVHDKVRNTITLIEVGVTSQNCLKQVEVEKFHKYDLLANELEAIHHAKVKVIPVVMTWDGIVSRFFKGHLDVLKLEERVRAYIQTVVLRKTLESMQAEERHGISIPSEEKAETECQPRAASECGVCFDENTPIRSLDYGPKKRRLS; encoded by the coding sequence ATGTCGACATTGATGGAAATACAGCATGAATATCTgcttaaagaaattgaaaagaagcagATGCACTCTATCTTATTTCAATGTCTGAAAGACACGGAAGTAAATGTTTGTGAATCTTCTGGATGGTTGATTAATGGAAATCATTCCCCCATGACTGAAGGGAGACTGTGCCTACTTCAGGACCGCAACATGTTTTTtgataatggagaaaataagtgCACGCATTGTAACTCGGCAAGAAAAACAGTTGATCACCTTGCAACTAGGTGCGGGAGAATGCTGAATAGCTCATATCTCAGACGGCATAACGAAGTAGTCAGATGTATTCACTTACATCTCTGTCGTCAATATGGAATAAGGAAAACTAAGAGACTAAAGACACACTCAGTTCAATCTGTTGTTAGCAATGAATTTGTGGAGATTCGTGTGGATACTACGATTAGTACGGATACAGCTGTGGCGAATAACAAACCTGATATATTTGTCCATGATAAAGTGAGGAATACAATCACTCTTATCGAAGTTGGGGTTACTTCGCAAAATTGCCTAAAGCAAGTCGAAGTTGAGAAGTTCCACAAATATGACTTATTGGCTAATGAACTTGAAGCAATTCATCACGCAAAAGTGAAAGTAATCCCTGTTGTAATGACCTGGGATGGAATTGTCTCAAGATTTTTCAAGGGTCATCTTGATGTCCTCAagctggaagaaagagtgagagcatATATTCAGACAGTGGTTCTGAGAAAGACATTGGAGAGCATGCAGGCTGAAGAGAGGCATGGTATATCGATACCTAGTGAGGAGAAAGCTGAAACGGAATGTCAACCAAGGGCAGCCTCAGAATGTGGAGTGTGCTTCGACGAGAACACACCCATACGGTCACTGGATTATGGGCCCAAAAAGAGAAGATtaagctaa